The following proteins are encoded in a genomic region of Candidatus Edwardsbacteria bacterium:
- a CDS encoding ankyrin repeat domain-containing protein, which translates to MKRIIFSAACLLALFSFIPAMAVETDIQTAIQAGDLTAVKKIVEKDKTTIKVPNARGRLPLHTACFEGKLDIVKYLLKKGSSVAERDTSYQLTPLHFAAWNGHVDVAKYLLSKKADLNARESDNETPLYYAAALGRLPMIEFLVSRGADVNDTLSRVGNTVVSLAMERRQAEAVKLLISLGASTKLSPKSQYPPNWTLMHTAAWEGGKDLIYLLADHKTPVDQKSIDGRTPLHNACSQGNINGAKALLARGADVNASASNGGEPLSLAVSRGFAELTDILIKSGADVQWVDSSSRRTLLHCAVIKGYGDIAGLLIEKGVVVNAKDRDGKTALDYAAQYGQIACTTLLKTKGAKGNKQAEKEGKIAPISKTLKNGEAVVWYLGHSGWAVRTSGHLMVFDYFKGDRQSDNPGLANGSIAPAELNGLKVIVFASHVHADHYMPAIFDWRKDLNDITYVMGFSPRDREGFVQLAAHESRSIGGAEVTAIESNDSGQGFLVTVDGVTVCHPGDHANRKRDFSEPYKEEIDFMAGLNRPVDVLFTPVTGCNFGDVVAVRMGALYAIEKLRPRAVFPMHAGDGGQAYREFAREARKEGIKVPVNCPDFSGDRFEILPLTATKTAH; encoded by the coding sequence ATGAAAAGAATCATTTTTTCTGCGGCTTGTCTGCTGGCACTATTTTCGTTTATTCCCGCAATGGCGGTTGAGACCGACATACAGACTGCAATACAGGCCGGCGACCTGACGGCGGTAAAGAAGATTGTTGAAAAAGATAAAACCACCATAAAGGTTCCCAATGCCCGAGGCCGTCTGCCCCTTCATACAGCCTGCTTTGAGGGGAAGTTGGATATCGTTAAATATTTGCTGAAAAAGGGTTCTTCCGTAGCTGAACGCGATACCAGCTACCAATTGACGCCGCTCCATTTTGCCGCCTGGAACGGACACGTTGATGTGGCCAAGTACCTATTATCAAAAAAAGCCGACCTTAATGCCCGGGAAAGCGACAACGAAACTCCTTTGTATTACGCCGCAGCCCTGGGGCGATTACCCATGATAGAATTTCTGGTTTCCCGGGGAGCCGATGTCAACGATACATTAAGCCGGGTAGGCAATACGGTAGTCTCCCTGGCAATGGAACGGCGGCAGGCGGAGGCAGTAAAATTGTTGATCAGCCTGGGTGCTTCAACCAAGTTAAGCCCTAAGAGTCAATATCCCCCCAACTGGACATTAATGCATACTGCTGCCTGGGAGGGCGGCAAAGATCTGATATATCTTTTGGCAGATCATAAAACTCCGGTTGATCAGAAATCCATTGACGGCAGAACGCCATTGCACAATGCCTGTTCGCAGGGGAACATTAATGGCGCAAAAGCTCTACTAGCCAGAGGGGCCGATGTCAATGCATCTGCTTCTAACGGAGGGGAACCGCTATCCCTGGCGGTATCAAGGGGTTTTGCCGAGCTTACGGACATCCTTATTAAATCCGGCGCTGATGTCCAATGGGTGGATTCATCCAGCAGGCGTACTCTTTTGCACTGTGCTGTTATCAAAGGCTACGGCGATATTGCCGGTCTGCTGATAGAAAAAGGGGTCGTGGTCAACGCCAAGGACAGGGATGGCAAGACAGCACTAGATTATGCCGCCCAATACGGCCAGATCGCCTGCACAACGCTGCTGAAAACAAAAGGAGCCAAAGGAAACAAACAGGCGGAGAAAGAGGGTAAGATCGCTCCGATATCCAAAACGCTAAAAAACGGCGAAGCAGTTGTTTGGTATCTGGGACATAGCGGATGGGCGGTGAGGACCAGCGGTCATTTAATGGTGTTCGATTATTTCAAAGGGGACCGCCAATCGGATAATCCGGGCCTGGCCAACGGCTCCATCGCCCCCGCCGAGCTGAATGGTCTTAAGGTCATCGTCTTCGCTTCGCACGTCCACGCCGATCATTACATGCCGGCCATCTTCGACTGGAGAAAGGACCTGAATGATATCACCTATGTGATGGGATTTTCTCCCCGGGACAGGGAGGGCTTTGTTCAGCTGGCGGCTCATGAGAGTCGGAGCATTGGAGGAGCCGAAGTCACGGCCATCGAGTCCAACGACAGTGGCCAGGGATTCCTGGTCACTGTCGACGGGGTCACCGTCTGCCATCCCGGGGATCACGCCAACCGCAAAAGGGATTTTTCCGAACCATACAAGGAAGAAATAGATTTTATGGCCGGACTGAACCGGCCGGTAGATGTTTTGTTCACTCCGGTGACCGGGTGCAATTTCGGGGATGTGGTGGCGGTGCGGATGGGGGCACTCTACGCCATAGAGAAACTGCGGCCCCGGGCGGTGTTTCCCATGCACGCCGGAGATGGAGGCCAGGCCTACCGCGAATTCGCCCGGGAGGCCAGAAAAGAGGGCATAAAGGTTCCCGTCAACTGCCCGGATTTCAGCGGCGACCGGTTCGAGATATTGCCTCTTACCGCGACAAAGACAGCACATTAG
- a CDS encoding pseudouridine synthase produces the protein MSQTKARLNKYLSMCGAASRRKADEMISRGQVRVNDKVVDQLGTVIDIYNDIVNVGGKTLRLPQRAGYFIFNKPAGCLCSKSDPEGRKTIYDLLPPNLRKLKYVGRLDKDTEGLLLLTDDGDMIEYLTHPRNQLPRTYQALVRWILRDSDIEPLRKGVDYLGESYDPAQVKILSIDRPKNNTLLEITIKEGKKREVRMMLRALNLHVDHLKRVAFGPLRLDNTPVGQTRPCKPNELERLRKISKIKAPL, from the coding sequence ATGAGCCAGACCAAGGCCCGGTTGAACAAATATCTCTCCATGTGCGGCGCGGCCTCCCGCCGCAAGGCCGACGAGATGATATCCCGTGGACAGGTGCGGGTCAACGACAAAGTGGTCGACCAGCTGGGCACGGTGATAGACATCTACAACGATATCGTCAACGTCGGCGGAAAAACCTTGCGCCTGCCGCAGCGGGCCGGTTACTTCATATTCAACAAGCCGGCCGGCTGCCTCTGCTCCAAGAGCGATCCCGAGGGGAGAAAGACCATTTATGACCTGCTCCCCCCGAACCTGAGAAAGCTGAAATACGTGGGACGGCTGGACAAGGACACCGAGGGGCTGCTGCTGCTGACCGACGACGGGGACATGATAGAATATCTCACCCATCCCCGCAACCAGCTCCCCCGGACCTATCAGGCCCTGGTCCGATGGATCCTGCGCGACAGCGACATCGAGCCGTTAAGAAAGGGGGTTGATTACCTGGGGGAATCCTATGACCCGGCCCAGGTGAAGATCCTGTCGATCGACCGGCCCAAGAACAACACCCTGCTGGAGATCACCATCAAGGAGGGGAAGAAGCGCGAAGTGCGGATGATGCTTCGGGCCCTCAACCTCCATGTGGACCATCTGAAGAGGGTCGCCTTCGGACCGCTGAGGCTGGACAATACTCCGGTCGGCCAAACCCGGCCCTGCAAGCCCAACGAACTGGAACGGCTCAGGAAGATCTCCAAGATAAAAGCCCCGCTGTAA
- the tyrS gene encoding tyrosine--tRNA ligase, which produces MSVFDVLKERGFIQQMTHEDEIRQLLEKEKVTFYIGFDPTADSLTIGHFLQLMVMGHMQRHGHRPIALLGGGTTMVGDPSGKSDMRKMLGREDIARNAECFKKQMEKFIDFSDGKAIMANNADWLLKLNYVDFLRDIGSHFSVNRMLQAECFKTRMESGLTFMEFNYMVMQGYDFLELYRRHHCTLQLGGDDQWSNIIAGVELVRKIEAKPVFGMTFTLLTTSDGKKMGKTEKGAVWLDPQKTPPYDFYQYWRNVADSEVKRCLALLTFLPMDEVDRLGGLKDQEINQAKKVLAYELTKTVHGEDQAQKAQKAAETLFEGGADLQDVPTSPIAKDLLGKSIIEVLFACQIIPTKSEGRRLIAQGGLYVNSTQVESIDLKVTGDLFKDGMMMVRKGKKGYHKVVIE; this is translated from the coding sequence ATGTCTGTTTTCGATGTCTTAAAAGAACGCGGTTTCATCCAGCAGATGACCCATGAGGATGAGATCCGCCAGCTTCTGGAGAAGGAGAAGGTCACCTTTTACATCGGCTTCGACCCCACCGCCGACAGCCTGACCATCGGCCATTTTTTGCAGCTGATGGTGATGGGCCACATGCAGCGGCACGGCCACCGGCCCATTGCCCTGCTGGGCGGCGGCACCACCATGGTGGGCGACCCCTCCGGCAAGAGCGACATGCGTAAGATGCTGGGCCGGGAGGATATCGCCCGCAACGCCGAATGCTTCAAGAAACAGATGGAGAAATTCATTGATTTCTCGGATGGCAAAGCGATCATGGCCAATAATGCCGACTGGCTGCTGAAGCTCAATTACGTTGATTTTCTGAGGGACATCGGCTCGCACTTTTCGGTCAACCGGATGCTGCAGGCCGAATGCTTCAAGACCAGAATGGAGAGCGGCCTGACCTTCATGGAGTTCAACTACATGGTGATGCAGGGCTACGATTTTCTGGAGCTGTACCGCAGGCATCACTGCACCCTGCAGCTGGGCGGGGACGACCAGTGGTCCAACATCATCGCCGGGGTGGAGCTGGTGCGCAAGATCGAGGCCAAGCCGGTCTTCGGGATGACCTTTACCCTGCTGACCACCAGCGACGGCAAAAAGATGGGCAAGACCGAAAAGGGCGCCGTCTGGCTGGACCCCCAAAAGACCCCGCCCTACGATTTTTACCAGTACTGGCGCAACGTGGCCGACAGCGAGGTCAAAAGGTGCCTGGCCCTGCTGACCTTTCTGCCGATGGACGAGGTCGATCGTTTGGGCGGCCTGAAGGACCAGGAGATCAACCAGGCCAAAAAAGTGCTGGCCTACGAGCTGACCAAGACGGTGCACGGCGAGGACCAGGCCCAAAAGGCCCAAAAGGCCGCCGAGACCCTGTTCGAGGGCGGGGCCGATCTGCAGGATGTCCCCACCTCGCCGATAGCCAAAGACCTTCTGGGCAAAAGCATCATCGAGGTTCTTTTCGCCTGTCAGATCATACCCACCAAAAGCGAGGGCCGGCGGCTCATCGCCCAGGGCGGGCTGTATGTGAACTCCACCCAGGTGGAGAGCATCGACCTGAAGGTCACCGGCGACCTGTTTAAGGACGGGATGATGATGGTCCGAAAAGGAAAGAAAGGATATCATAAGGTGGTGATCGAATGA
- a CDS encoding T9SS type A sorting domain-containing protein encodes MKIFRWLIAIYSLVLTAALALAATVPGKKITVTKVMSQKVLNANAWEIYTTNYGPFVKPQTGSGAFWPAGSGRGYIYGAGLWVGAQDTAGNKIVAAGFNGSGGHEFGPVSLDNSYEDYLTDPLARVYLSTDPTDLYYWPVLDSAGNKVVRSRQDSYCKYSDQNPDFTFSGDSTLGILVEQFSYAWNYADNNDIVFFYFKIKNLSDQILDKAYTGPYADCDIGDESGTSGNDRTIFDYQRNLAIQFQSEPESGWPETGMVGFRYFESPINNTGATVHVVDNQFAHDILPGSALGLTAFKIVTLQTAPSTDAERYLMMSGLDQWGMVMDAYDEWGAITPADKRFIMSSGPFVLKPDSTVTTCIGIIGALDTTALKTASDVAQTIYDNGFALADPPASPSFVFTATAGDGKACLSWNKAVETTPDPYWAMLADVKSWNTYFPGSWSKLSSASQLLVDSFEVKDKLSTSYIRIARDAAQPANGGDTVNAFYNHRSLYEPYDFQGYLVYRAASLADLADPSKRSPVGSVNYGTSGAFGYFYDKVDGYQIVLDIGKNIYATPDTVYYLPKYDTLGTDRGLAYCLIDSGLINGQTYYYSVVAYDYQPNVYFTHKCPTTMSSDPLAIARSVVPLANDPGYIPPNISIRVDGGSDIRYGGTTDYFYNATVGNPSAVQNDSFKIHWNPVQKVVSGLNRNPHYTGKLYSSGNVLLDSVGIIPSWSSGYYGYTFIPYGIFSGPAYSQLPFGGIALQPYYTFDKYDADIDSFNISENPSGSRTYPLDSVSVIFNTGIFSEYVCLWQWRGSDFEIRWKDTLTGLTAEVWDLTNNILVPLETGVTKANMTQSSWCFNPTSSTSSAWIATSTSADAYGMQICGITVYFNKPYITLRRMDWPNRPETGDIWRIYCSGPRPPIEGDIATVFTYAEGAGGTHSGSALSFFLAQNAPNPFGHSGTNISYQIGGNGPVPVSLKIYNITGQLVKTLVNVNKTPGYYNATWDGRSDKGQKVSAGIYIYRLQAGEKNITRKMVLIK; translated from the coding sequence ATGAAAATATTTCGTTGGTTAATCGCAATATATTCCCTGGTTTTGACCGCCGCCCTGGCCCTGGCCGCCACCGTACCAGGAAAAAAGATCACCGTGACAAAGGTTATGTCCCAAAAGGTCCTCAATGCCAACGCTTGGGAAATATACACCACCAATTACGGGCCTTTTGTAAAACCACAGACTGGCAGCGGTGCCTTCTGGCCGGCCGGGTCGGGCCGGGGATATATCTATGGCGCCGGGCTGTGGGTGGGAGCCCAGGATACCGCCGGAAATAAAATCGTGGCTGCTGGCTTTAACGGCAGCGGCGGCCATGAATTCGGGCCGGTCAGCCTGGATAATAGTTACGAGGATTATCTTACCGATCCCCTGGCCAGGGTGTACCTTTCCACCGACCCCACAGATCTATATTATTGGCCGGTGCTGGACAGCGCCGGGAACAAGGTTGTCCGGTCCCGGCAGGACAGCTATTGCAAATACAGTGACCAGAATCCCGACTTTACCTTTTCGGGCGATTCCACTCTTGGTATTCTGGTGGAGCAGTTCAGCTATGCCTGGAATTATGCCGATAACAACGACATCGTCTTCTTTTATTTCAAGATAAAGAACCTTTCCGATCAGATATTGGACAAAGCTTATACCGGCCCCTATGCCGACTGCGACATCGGAGATGAGTCTGGAACCTCCGGCAACGACCGGACCATATTCGACTATCAGCGCAACCTGGCCATCCAGTTCCAGAGCGAACCCGAGAGCGGCTGGCCGGAGACCGGTATGGTGGGTTTCAGGTATTTTGAGAGCCCGATCAATAATACCGGGGCAACGGTGCATGTGGTAGATAACCAGTTTGCCCATGACATCCTGCCCGGTTCAGCCTTGGGCCTGACCGCCTTTAAAATTGTAACCCTGCAGACTGCTCCCAGCACCGATGCAGAGCGATATTTGATGATGTCTGGTTTAGATCAGTGGGGCATGGTGATGGATGCATACGATGAATGGGGAGCCATTACTCCGGCCGACAAGCGTTTTATCATGTCCAGCGGGCCGTTTGTTTTAAAGCCAGATTCGACAGTCACCACCTGCATCGGCATCATCGGGGCGCTGGATACCACCGCCCTTAAGACCGCCTCGGATGTGGCCCAAACCATATATGACAATGGTTTCGCCCTGGCCGATCCACCCGCATCCCCCTCCTTTGTCTTTACCGCCACCGCCGGGGACGGCAAAGCCTGCCTGAGCTGGAACAAGGCCGTCGAGACCACCCCCGACCCCTATTGGGCCATGCTGGCGGATGTTAAAAGCTGGAACACCTATTTCCCCGGCTCCTGGAGCAAGCTGTCCTCGGCCAGCCAGCTGCTGGTCGACAGCTTTGAGGTTAAGGATAAGTTATCAACCAGCTATATCAGGATCGCCCGGGATGCTGCCCAGCCGGCCAATGGCGGCGACACTGTCAACGCCTTCTATAACCACAGATCCCTGTATGAGCCGTATGACTTTCAGGGATACCTGGTTTACCGGGCAGCCAGCCTGGCCGACCTGGCCGATCCTTCAAAAAGAAGCCCGGTGGGAAGCGTCAATTACGGCACCAGCGGGGCCTTCGGTTATTTTTATGACAAGGTCGACGGTTATCAGATAGTTTTGGATATAGGTAAAAACATCTATGCCACCCCGGATACCGTTTATTACCTGCCCAAATACGACACCCTCGGCACCGACCGGGGCCTGGCCTATTGTCTGATAGACAGCGGCCTGATCAATGGACAGACCTATTACTATTCCGTGGTTGCGTATGACTACCAGCCCAACGTGTATTTCACCCATAAATGCCCCACCACCATGTCCAGCGATCCTCTGGCCATTGCCCGCTCGGTGGTTCCGCTGGCTAACGATCCGGGATATATCCCGCCCAATATCAGCATCCGGGTGGACGGCGGATCCGATATTCGTTATGGCGGGACCACCGATTATTTTTACAACGCCACGGTGGGAAATCCCTCGGCGGTTCAAAACGACAGCTTTAAGATCCACTGGAACCCCGTGCAGAAAGTGGTTTCCGGGCTTAATCGCAATCCGCACTATACCGGAAAATTATACAGCTCCGGCAATGTTCTGCTGGATTCGGTGGGAATAATCCCGTCATGGTCCTCGGGATACTATGGTTATACTTTTATTCCCTACGGAATATTCAGCGGCCCGGCTTATTCTCAGCTTCCTTTTGGGGGAATCGCCCTGCAGCCGTATTATACATTTGACAAATATGATGCGGATATCGACAGTTTCAATATCAGTGAAAATCCCAGCGGGAGCAGGACTTATCCGTTGGATAGCGTAAGTGTAATATTTAATACAGGCATTTTCTCCGAATATGTCTGCCTGTGGCAATGGCGCGGTTCCGATTTCGAGATCCGGTGGAAGGACACCTTAACCGGCCTGACCGCCGAGGTCTGGGATCTGACCAATAATATTTTGGTCCCGCTGGAGACCGGCGTCACCAAAGCCAACATGACCCAAAGCTCATGGTGCTTTAACCCCACCTCCAGCACCTCCTCGGCCTGGATAGCCACCTCCACCAGCGCCGATGCTTATGGAATGCAGATCTGCGGCATCACTGTCTATTTCAATAAACCTTACATTACTTTACGGAGAATGGATTGGCCCAACCGCCCGGAGACCGGCGATATCTGGCGTATATATTGCTCCGGCCCCCGCCCGCCTATTGAAGGAGATATAGCCACGGTATTCACTTATGCCGAAGGCGCGGGCGGAACGCATTCCGGCAGTGCCTTAAGCTTCTTCCTGGCCCAGAACGCCCCCAACCCCTTCGGGCACTCCGGCACCAATATCAGCTATCAGATCGGCGGAAATGGCCCCGTTCCGGTCAGCCTGAAGATCTACAACATCACCGGACAGCTGGTGAAAACACTAGTGAATGTTAACAAGACTCCGGGCTATTATAATGCAACCTGGGACGGACGATCGGACAAGGGACAAAAGGTCTCGGCCGGGATATACATCTACCGCCTGCAGGCCGGGGAGAAGAACATCACCAGGAAGATGGTGCTGATAAAATAA
- a CDS encoding radical SAM protein, producing MPNLLYADNKGRIFDSPQHQALGLSGGDFVPIPAGEMIPLPEGSELFVIKKGIIVSEFDGNQVYLEKLGNKKVYPVAAFMPAGYTRSLMPAYLERSSDPLLPLWSYTAVAWHKGKICGAARLVARNPKADPELHSPEQDKKLIKLVGQRLKLEPDNRLLKQLARCALEYHCFAGKNTFYRRWELPLPTSPSCNARCLGCLSWQPAGKDGCCASQDRLAFVPSPQEIAAIAIPHLQNAPSPIASFGQGCEGEPLLQSETIGKSVKLIRKQTDKGTINLNTNGYSPSKIKTLAAAGLDSVRISLNSSLKKCYDAYYRPVNYEYSDVIKSIRTAKAEGLFVSINLLVFPGYTDREREAEGLLRLFAQHKVDMVQMRNLSIDPWWYIRTIPRPQGRAMGIAELIRSFKKELPKTKIDYFNPFLG from the coding sequence ATGCCAAACCTGCTTTATGCCGATAACAAGGGGCGGATATTCGATTCCCCCCAACACCAGGCCCTGGGCCTGTCCGGCGGGGACTTTGTTCCCATCCCGGCCGGGGAGATGATCCCCCTGCCGGAGGGCAGCGAGCTGTTCGTGATAAAAAAGGGGATCATCGTTTCCGAGTTCGACGGCAATCAGGTCTATCTGGAGAAGCTGGGCAACAAAAAGGTCTACCCGGTGGCGGCCTTCATGCCGGCCGGCTATACCCGGAGCCTGATGCCGGCCTATCTGGAGCGGTCATCCGATCCCCTGCTGCCGCTGTGGTCCTACACCGCGGTGGCCTGGCATAAAGGGAAGATCTGCGGGGCGGCCAGATTGGTGGCCAGGAACCCCAAGGCCGACCCCGAACTGCACAGCCCGGAGCAGGACAAGAAGCTGATAAAATTAGTCGGGCAGCGTTTGAAACTGGAGCCGGATAACCGGCTGTTAAAACAGCTGGCCCGCTGTGCTTTGGAGTATCACTGCTTTGCCGGGAAGAACACCTTTTACCGCCGCTGGGAGCTGCCCCTGCCCACCTCGCCGTCCTGCAACGCCCGGTGCCTGGGCTGCCTGTCCTGGCAGCCGGCCGGCAAGGACGGCTGCTGCGCCTCGCAGGACCGGCTGGCCTTCGTGCCCAGCCCGCAGGAGATCGCCGCCATCGCCATACCCCATCTACAGAATGCCCCTTCGCCCATCGCCAGCTTCGGCCAGGGCTGCGAGGGGGAGCCGCTGCTGCAGTCGGAGACCATCGGAAAGTCCGTCAAACTGATACGAAAACAGACCGACAAGGGGACCATCAACCTGAACACCAACGGCTACAGTCCTAGTAAGATAAAGACCCTGGCGGCGGCCGGGCTGGATTCGGTGCGGATCAGCCTGAACTCCTCGCTCAAAAAATGCTACGATGCCTACTACCGGCCGGTCAATTATGAATATTCCGATGTCATTAAGAGCATCCGGACGGCCAAGGCCGAAGGACTTTTCGTCAGCATCAACCTGCTGGTATTTCCGGGATACACCGATAGGGAGCGGGAGGCCGAGGGGCTTTTAAGATTGTTTGCCCAGCATAAGGTGGACATGGTCCAGATGAGGAATCTGTCCATCGATCCCTGGTGGTACATCCGGACCATCCCCCGGCCCCAGGGCCGGGCCATGGGCATCGCGGAGCTGATCAGATCATTCAAGAAGGAACTGCCCAAGACAAAGATAGATTATTTCAATCCTTTCCTGGGATAA
- a CDS encoding tetratricopeptide repeat protein: MSADRRNKKHPCKARLLWIGGGRGRYYPAQVHLATMEVRFRQGQWAGAEEVCRQGFTACRELGDEYHRGLFLNQLGNILSYRGVRQEALDTMKEAQLVLSRWPGDIIMISVLYNMGYACEHFGDLDGALENYRAGQELARRAGDLRSENRANGNIGIIYAMRGDYKTALDYFHRLLESSARLDDLAGVALAHGNLGLAYLYSGDPEQAEVHLRQKQELSRKMGDRLGLCQSFGSLGDLLAARGDYPGALASYAQAREHSQAMNNLNMTATADEKSGEILALMGNHAEAESIFMGAVELVDKMGSRLSLPSLWQKIGDCRLALGRPGSAEIAFHNSIAIGREKSQEPFYMGAYRGLAALELGRGNLDSAREHCKIFLELAQKYHDQEYVLDCRILEARIMAVDAPGPAAEDLLKLLDQPLPPPRRAEVLYWVWKLRQGPRDRLDALEALKQASLLAPTAENRKRIDELDGPGPS; the protein is encoded by the coding sequence ATGTCAGCCGACCGCCGAAATAAAAAACACCCCTGCAAAGCCCGTCTGCTGTGGATAGGCGGCGGCCGGGGGCGTTATTATCCCGCCCAGGTGCATCTGGCCACCATGGAGGTCCGCTTCCGCCAGGGTCAGTGGGCCGGGGCCGAGGAGGTCTGCCGCCAGGGGTTCACCGCCTGCCGGGAGCTGGGCGACGAATATCACCGGGGGCTCTTTCTCAACCAGCTGGGCAACATCCTCTCCTACCGCGGGGTAAGGCAGGAGGCCCTGGACACCATGAAGGAGGCCCAGCTGGTGCTCTCCCGATGGCCGGGCGATATCATCATGATCTCGGTCCTTTACAACATGGGTTATGCCTGCGAACACTTCGGAGACCTGGACGGCGCCCTGGAGAACTACCGGGCCGGCCAGGAACTGGCCCGCCGGGCCGGGGACCTTCGGTCGGAGAACCGGGCCAACGGCAATATCGGCATCATCTACGCCATGCGCGGCGACTATAAGACCGCGCTGGATTATTTCCACCGCCTGCTGGAATCATCCGCCCGGCTGGACGACCTGGCCGGGGTGGCTTTGGCCCACGGCAACCTGGGCCTGGCATACCTGTACTCCGGCGATCCGGAGCAGGCCGAGGTCCACCTCAGGCAGAAGCAGGAACTGTCCCGCAAGATGGGCGACCGGCTGGGGCTCTGCCAGTCCTTCGGCAGCCTGGGAGACCTGCTGGCGGCCCGGGGCGATTACCCGGGAGCGTTGGCCAGCTATGCCCAGGCCCGGGAACACAGCCAGGCCATGAACAATCTTAACATGACCGCCACCGCCGACGAGAAGTCGGGCGAGATCCTGGCGCTGATGGGGAACCACGCCGAGGCGGAATCCATCTTTATGGGCGCGGTGGAGCTGGTGGACAAGATGGGATCGCGCCTCTCCCTGCCCTCTCTCTGGCAGAAGATAGGCGATTGCCGGCTGGCGCTGGGGCGGCCGGGATCGGCCGAAATAGCCTTCCATAATTCCATCGCCATCGGCCGGGAGAAAAGCCAGGAGCCGTTCTACATGGGAGCCTACCGGGGCCTGGCCGCCCTGGAGCTGGGCCGGGGGAATCTCGATTCCGCCCGGGAGCACTGCAAAATATTCCTGGAGCTGGCCCAGAAATACCACGACCAGGAATACGTCCTGGACTGCCGGATACTGGAAGCGCGGATCATGGCGGTCGATGCCCCCGGCCCGGCGGCAGAGGATCTGCTGAAGTTGCTGGACCAGCCCCTGCCGCCGCCCCGCCGGGCCGAGGTCCTTTACTGGGTGTGGAAACTGCGCCAAGGACCCCGGGACAGGCTTGACGCCCTGGAGGCCCTCAAACAGGCCTCTTTGCTGGCCCCCACCGCCGAAAACCGGAAGCGGATTGACGAACTGGACGGCCCCGGGCCGTCTTAG
- a CDS encoding GNAT family N-acetyltransferase, whose protein sequence is MDILIRPYQPTDSIPEITALLHRAYAKPAGQGVRFWASRQDDSVTEKRLKKGTSFLAVKDNALVGTISVYGPDKNSPAEFYRREDVSFFGQFGVEPALQGTGLGKRLYQTVEDHCRKNRVKFLALDTCENATDLIEMYQRWGFKQVDRVKWEVVDFRSIIMAKELT, encoded by the coding sequence ATGGATATCCTCATCCGCCCATACCAGCCAACCGACTCCATCCCGGAGATCACCGCCCTCCTGCACCGGGCCTACGCCAAGCCGGCCGGGCAGGGCGTCCGCTTTTGGGCCTCCCGCCAGGACGACTCCGTCACCGAGAAGCGGCTAAAAAAGGGCACCTCCTTCCTGGCCGTCAAGGACAATGCCCTGGTGGGCACCATCTCGGTCTACGGCCCGGACAAAAATTCCCCGGCGGAGTTCTACCGCCGGGAAGACGTCAGCTTTTTCGGGCAGTTCGGGGTGGAGCCGGCCCTGCAGGGCACCGGCCTGGGCAAAAGGCTGTACCAAACGGTGGAGGACCATTGCAGAAAGAACCGGGTAAAATTCCTGGCCCTGGACACCTGCGAGAACGCTACGGACCTGATAGAGATGTACCAGCGCTGGGGCTTTAAGCAGGTGGACCGGGTCAAATGGGAGGTGGTGGATTTCCGCAGCATCATCATGGCCAAGGAATTGACATAG